CTCTTTCTTATCATGCTTCtgtttgttatatatatttttttcttttgtttagtttttgttattttagttttttgtttaattaatcaGGTTATAGAGTGCCCAATTGTGATTCTTCTCTATAGTCGGCACCGGAAGAATCGTGAAGAATGCTCGGTaaagtttacattttttttcatctgtTTGGTTAACGTGAAAAtgtgggattttttttctttttgagttatatgttatttaataattagtttCCTGGAATGGAAGGCTCTGGTCAATTGGACCAAATGTATGTGCTACGTTCAGAGTAGTGGATTTATTCATAACTTGAATCAAATTTTTCCTCATTATTTTCTCAGTAAATAACGGTGTTTTTGTTATCTAATGTCTTGTAATTATACTGAGTTTTTTCCCTTAAATATTTCACTTACGACTTCTCTTTCTCAGTACTTGAAAGCCGTGGGACGAGGGCTACTAGGACTTCCTGTTGGTTAGTATTTTGTTCCCCACAATGTCTTTTACTCTTGACGTGTGTGATTAGATTACGAAGTAAATGTCCATCACTTCATAGCCTTGGTAATTgaaatcaatgttttcaagTAGCCTGGGTCATCCCAGGTAATGTATAACTCATACCGTTATGCTGGAAGAACTTTGGCCATGGTTTTCACTATTCATGCTTTTGAGTCATGTCGAGGTTGGCGATGTTTTTGAGGTTTTAGAGGTTGTgcattatatttaaaattttatccaCTTTGGTGCATGCTCGGTAGACATTATAGATGAATTCACGATAATTGGAAATCTACTTGACAAGTTGTGGAGAatctaaatatgttttaattggAAAAGTGATATCATCTACTATTATCATCCTTGTTTAGAACTATTCTTTTTGTGGTAGAGCCCACATATGAACACATTGTACACAATATATAATAGTTACTGAAACATGTATCCTTTAATCGGTATCACATGttcatttcaattattttaggACCAATCTAGTTTAATTAACTGAGTATTTGTGTAGATAAGGTTGTAGCATTTACTTTTTaagtcttttttgttttttagaattGAGAAGTCTTTCTTTTGCACTTTTTAAGTTTTCTCTCTCCGTACGTGggcgaaaaaaaaaacttttatctTTCCATTGTTTGCCTTCGAGGATGGTGGTTAGTTAGTTTTATCAACTTCGTTGACGTTGGCTAAGATGGGATACACAAGGGAACTTGTCATTGAATCAAAGCTTTTCTCCGTCGTGAGAGAAGGTGGTCTGGTACGTATCACTGAGAGAGGTAGGAGGTTTAAGCAAGAGTTATTGTTGGGGTTGAGCACTGCGTAGTGGCTTGAGAGAGCTTTGGAGGAGAGTGTGATAGGTGAAAGAAAGGATTATTACTCGTCAATAAGGGAGGGTTATCAGAGTTTCATTGCGCAAGATGCTCGAATAATAGTAGTAGATTCTTGGAGGTTGCGGTGTATGCTGAAGGGGGCTGCCGTAGCTTTATTATTATCCCTGAAGAAGAGGGGGAAGGGGATGGAGAAGAATGAGGGAGGTGTTGAGGGAGGTCACCCAGGTGGTTAGAAATAGGGCTGGGTTTGGTGGCGATGCTCAGAGGAGGCAGTGGGGGGAGGTGGTGCATTCGAAATCTTATAAAGAAGTGTTATCTCCGTTGGTGACCTTTGCTGCGCCAAGAAATGGGGCCGGTGGGGGAGGGTATGATGGTGAAGAGTTTCGAGTGCCTCAGGGCTTCTTTCGGGAAAAAGAGTGTGAAAGCGACGTGCGGGAGGTACTCTGCATGGTGAGGGAGGTGCAGTTGCAGTTGGGGAATTTGCAGAGGGAAGTGGCCAAGTTGTTGAGTATAGTGGGGGATGGCATGGAGATGGGCGAAATAGGGCGTTTAGGGGGAGGAAAGGTGGAGGGGCTTTCAAGGGCCAGCAAGGGGCCGTCAAGGGCCTCGTATTCTCGGATGGGCCATTATGGGCCGAGATTGGTCCAGGTCTGTGACCCTCATGGACAAGGGTGGAGGGCTGTTAGGCCGAGGCCCAATCCAAAGGCCCGAAACACGTGGAGGCCTAGGGCAGTTTACGCTGGTGGAGGAAGGAAGCCTTCTTAGCGGGAGTTGTCGCCGCACTGCCACCAGAGGGCGGTGGACATGCCGGAGTCCTCATCGCGACGCCCTCAGAAGCCGCCGATGAAGGTGGTGGAGCAACTGGAGGGCGGGACAAATCTGCAGGAGACGAAACAGCAGGCGACAGATCTAGAAGTGGACCTTCCACCACCACCGAGTGTGTTTCCTCCTCCGGGGAGTGCACAGAAATTGTCGACGGTGTGGGGAGGCGTCGAGGGTCCGGCAAGCCCCCTGTGCTGTTCAACGATGTCGTTTTAATGTGGAATAGTGAAACAGGGGACTCGGCCAGTGAAGATTTATTCCTTTCTAATGAGGAGAACTCTCAAAGGCTTATTCAGGTGTCAAACAACTCTGTTGGGGAAGTGGGTTTGGTGTTAGGAGAAGAGCATATGGAGGAACAACCGGAATTTCGAATGCAAAATCCTATCCCGTTGAAGTGTTTGTTTCCAGATTAGTCGAATGCATCAGACTGGGTGTTTAACACAGTAAAAGATATTCAAGAAATGGTGGGTTTGAAGTGTGAAGGTTACGAGGAGCAGTTCATAGCATTACTCACGGCTATCGAAGCGGGTCATCAACAACAAAGGAAAGTTGGTTCCAAGAAATAGCGTGAACTCAGGAGGTTGACTTGGTCAATGAACTCTGAAGGTAGCTCTAGCAGGGAAAGGACTAAAGGAAAGGGGCTGGCCTTTCccaaatgaaaccaaaaattgTTTCATGGAATGTCCGCGGTCTAAATGAGCCGAGTAAGCGTCTTCAAGTAAGAAACTTGCTGCAAGGGTGGAAGGCGGACATTGTTTGTTTACAggagatgaagttgaaagttatTACCACAAGAATTGTAAGAAGTTTATGGAGCTGCGCACACGTGGAATGGGTACATTTGGCAGCTAACGGGGCCTCAGGAGGCGTTTTGGTGATGTGGGACCAAAGGGTGTTGGAGAAAAAGGAGGAGTTCATTGGGTTATTTTTGGTAGCATGCTCTTTTAAGAGCGTTTCATATGCCTTTTTGTGGGCATTGGCAGGGGTTTATGGTCCTAATTACAATGATCGTAAATTATTGTGGGATGAACTAGCCGGTGTATACAGTTGGTGGGATCTTCCATGGTGTATTGGTGGAGATTTCAATGTTACAAGATTTCCCAGTGAGAGCTTCGGTAATAGAAGATTGCGCCCAACTATGTCTAATTTTTTGGAATGTATCTTTGAGTTGAATTTAGTGGATCTACCAATGGCAGGGGGTTTATGCACGTGGGCCAATAATCAAACGTAGTCTCGACTAGATAGATTCTTAATTTCCCCTGAGTGGGAAAGTCACTTCCCGGAGGTTTGGCAAAAGAGATTGCCTCGGATTTGTTTGGACCATTGGCCTGTaatgttggattgtggtgggaTTCAAAAAAGACGTCGGTATTTTaagttcgaaaacatgtggctgaaaaCGGAAGGTTTTGTTGATTGGGTCAAACAGTGGTGGTCATCTTATCAGATTCAGGACACTCCAAGTTTCACGTTGGCGAGTAAATTGAAAGCTCTAAAACAAGACTTAAAGTTGTGGAATAGCCAGTCTTTTGGGGACATCGGAGAACACAAGAAAACCAAGACAAGGGAGATCGTAGAAATGGAAAGGCTACAAGAGTCCAGGACCTTAACACAGGAGGAATTGGCTAAAAAACTAGTGCTGGTTGCAGATCTTGAGAGGATCTTTCTATTAGAAGAGATTTTGTGGGGGCAAAAGTCGAGAGCgttatggttgaaggaaggagatAGATGTACTTAGTTTTTTCACAGGGTAGCCAATTCTCATAGGAGATATAATAATATTGAGATGCTGAAGATAGATGGGGCAGATTGTAAGGATGAGCGGAGAATTATTGATCATGTAGTTGGCTTCTTTGAACAGCTACTTACCGAGCAGGAGGGTTGGCGACCGAAGCCTGATGGGCTAGCTTTCGACTCTATTGGGCCTATGGATGGTATTCGTTTGGAGAGGCTGTTTGAGGAGGTTGAGGTTTTCGAAGTGGTGAGGAAGATAGCCAAAGACAAGGCTCTGGGTGGTCCTGATGGGTTTTCTAtgggtttttttcaaaaatgctgGGAGGTATTAAAGGATGATCTCATGAAGATGTTCCAGGAGTTTCACTCGGTTGgacaatttgagaaaagcctaaaCGCCACTTTCCTTGCTTTGATTCCAAAGAGGGTTGGGGCTGAGGAGATCAGGGAGTTCCGACCCATTAGTCTAGTAAATGGGGTTTACAAGATTCTCTCTAAGGTACTTGCAAATCGCCTTAGTGAGGTAGTGGGAAAGATAAtctcaaagcctcaaaatgcttttgtaaaggATAGACAGATCTTAGATACGGTCCTTATCGCAAATGAATGTCTGGACAGTAGACTGAAAGCTGGTAATACTGGGATTATAtgcaagctagacatggagaaaACGTATGACCATGTTAATTGGGACTTTCTACTTGACCTCCTaaggaggtgtggttttggggagagatggagaTCTTGGATCCGTTGGTGTATATCTACGGCAAAATTTTCAGTTCTGATAAATGGAAGTCCATTTTAATAGCACACGAGGCCTTAGACAAGGAGATCCGCTGTCCCCATTACTGTTTGTTATTGTAATGGAGGCTCTGAACAGAATGACCTCAGCCCTGGTCGCAAATGGGTGTGTGACTGGTTATTCGATAGGATCCCCGGTGGGGGACTTATTAATATTTCgcatttattgtttgcagatgacactctTATCTTCTGTGAGACAGATAATAATCATATTCGAGTATTAAAGGCCctccttctttgttttgaagcagttttaGGGTTGAAAATGAACTTGGATAAATCAGAGATGGTGCCTATTGGAGGTGTGCAGCGTATAAGATAGTTGGCTAATACTCTGGGGTGTAAGATTGCATCACTCCCTATGACACATCTTGGTCTTCTTTATGGGATACAGTGATTGAGAAAGTAGAGCGTCGATTAGCAAGATGGAAGAGATTGTATCTGTCAAAAGGCAGTAGGATTACCTTGATAAAGATTACGTTATCTAACTTACTGACTTATTTTTTGTCCTTGTTCCCTATTCCAGCAAGTGTGGCGGTTCGTATTGAGAAACTTCAACGAGATTTCCTGTGGAGAGGATTGGGTGgagagtttaaatttcacctaGTCAGGTGGGAGAAAGTATTCAGTCCTATCTCTTCTGGTGGTTTAGgcattagaaatttgagaatctTTAATTGGGCGCTACTtgagaaatggttgtggagataccataAAGAACTTGAGGCTTTATGGAAAATGGTGATTGAGTAAATATGGAGAATTATGGGGGGGATGGTGTACCAATGAAGTGAGTGGGGCAtatggtgtgggtttgtggaaacatataagaaaaGGATGGGGGTTCTTTTCCCGACACACAAGATTTTGTCTTGGAGATGGGACTAGGATCAAATTCTGGTACGATACTTGGAGTGGTAATGGTGTTTTAAAGGATCCATTTCCTGTTCTTTTTAGGGTGGCAAGTGCCAATGATGTCTCTGTGGTGGAAGTTATGGTGATAGTGGGGGAACAAATCCAATGGAACATTAATTTTTAGCCGGgcagcacaagattgggaaCTGGACAGTTTTGCAGCTCTTTTCAGCTTCTTGTATTCACTCAAGCGCAGTAACCATCAAGCTGATTTATTGTGGTGGATACCTACGGGTAAAGGTTTATTCTCGGTTTGCTCGTATTATAAATCTCTGTTACAAGAACTTCCAACTCAGTTCCCTTGGAAAAGGATTTGGAGACACAAGACGCCTCTCAAAGCAGCGTTTTTCATGTGGAATGCTTCTTTGGGTAAGATCCTcacaacggataatttgagaagaTGAGGGGTGATCATCGCagattggtgctgcatgtgtagGAACGAGGGTGAATCAGTGGACCATCTTCTACTACTTGTGAGGTAGCTCAAGGGATATGGAATGAAGTATTTAGAAGACTAGGCTTGGGTTGGGTTATGCCCAAGTCTGTAGTGGAGATGTTGGCTAGTTGGACAGATCTAAGAGGTAACCAACAGATCAAGGCTATATGGAAGATGTTGCCTATTTGTgttatgtggtgtttatggcaggagcgcaatgaaCGGACGTTTGAggacaaagaaaaaacaatggAGGAactaaatgctttcttttttagaactctttgtacttgggccattgccgTTAACTTTAATGGCCAAGATTTCCTTGTTTCTAATGCTCCTACTTAGCTAGGACATTCTTTGTACTGAACatggcttttgcctattcttttattaatatacttacacttcaaaaaaaaagcatttacttttttttattttctgttgatAAATGGGTTGTATCTTTAACATACTATAGTATTTGAAAGAGAAAACATACACCAGGAAGAAACATAACTGCACCTATGCAAAGATTATGTATCTTTTTGCTACTGCCTACTTGCCTAGGCTGGTGCTTTATTAACTGGGCAATAAACCTTATTAAGCTCATGTTAAACTCGCCTAGGTAAGGCACCATCCATGATGACTCTGCAAGGGAAAAAGATGAAATATCATATATCGTGTTTCTGCTATGTAGGGGCTCTAGTAAATTCTTTGGGAGCTATTGCATTGGGCGCACCTGTTGGCACTCGGTATGTGATTAAGGGCTGAATagactttatttttatcagaatacttttgaaaatttaagtTACTTGTCCATAAAAGAAATCTTGAAAATAGAAGTTTCATCTTAGGTTGGATGGAATTGTTTCACACACTTCTGTTCCTTTCTGAAACAACACTTTTCTTTCCCGTAATCATCACCATCTGGTAAAATCCACCCTTCTCttttttggaatattttttttttgttccaaacTTTTAATGAAAACACAATGAAAGCCCATTGTATTGGATATTCAGCTGGAATATTCCAAACTTCAAAGATAAGTTGTGACTGTTCAACCTCAACTGTGAGTTATGTTTTCAGAACTTTGAAGGCTGAATACATCTAAATGATCCCTCTATCAAACCTGTTTCAAATTTGATAACCTATGGACTCTTATTCTTCAGTTGGTTGTTATGAATATTTAGTTATATTGCATGATATGTGTTGATTTTGTACCACTCTTGTTGGACACAGATACTTTTTAACGACCATTAACTGGTCTCTGATGATGTCATTGTTCACTGTAAGTATGAAATACGCTTCCCTGCTTTACAGTTTCAACATTATAACATTTCAGAGTATCTGGATTGGAATTCCATAACGTTTTATTAGACCTAAATACATGTGTTCTATCCTTCTAAAATATCTGATTATTATCCTTTTGTTCAAGGTAAATAATAAACAACTTTAGAAATACAAGACCATTTACATATTCAATACTTTTTTGGTTTTGGCAGATTGTGCCCGCAGTTTCTGTATTTGGTACATCGTGGAAGGACTGGCAACGGATATTTGCACACACAAAGTTAGTTTCCAatcactagttttttttttcgacTAAGTCAGCCAATGGGGCTTATGTTTTCGTTTTTATCATTAACTGggataaatatttgataatggAAACTTCTATTCTGTTAGTTGTCGGCCAATTGGATCTTTAGATTTTATGATTTGCCTACCGGCACATGGAGCTATTATTGGAGCTTGGCTTGGGGCTTGGCCAATGCCGCTTGATTGGGAAAGGCCATGGCAGGTGCTACATCCCTTTTTATTCATAGTTTACTACTTCAAACATTACATGTTAATAGTTGATTCGCGTTAGTGATCATCAGCACTCTTTATATCATCGTGTCCAATTCAGCTGGCAGATATGAAAGTGGCCGGTTCTGGTTGAGAAAAGGGaaaattctttatttcttgtaatttACTGTTCAGGAATTAGGTTAGTTAGTGCCTTCGCATCAGTTTGGCATTGATCAGATCTTGGTGCTTTTTGTGAACCTTTCATAGTGAGTCTTACACGAGCGATTGATTCACGAGTCCAAAGAAGGGTGAGATAATTAATTAGCGATAGCTACAAACAAGGTACTTCTGCTTATCCTTGAAATAGTTTGAAGATATCAATCACGGGCAGTTCATTGAGTGATGCACTTCATAGAAGGTATCATGGGGTTGGGATACTTTTGaacttgttttttattttaagtaactttaaAATCGTGGTCTGCAACATGGAGAATTAAAATGTTGTGATGCTCTCTGTTTACGTGGTTTATTGCTTATATCATCCttctcatttaatatattttaaggtTTATTAGATGTTTGCTCAACTTATCTGTTCTCAAACTGAATAGTTTAGTTCCATTTGCTCGATTAATTTGGGTCATTGTAATTCATTCTTATCGAGGTTTGGAATGATTTTACGTCATGATGCAGGAATGGCCTATTTGTGTGAGTTATGGAGCAATGGCTGGGTACCTAGTTGCCATGGTGGTGTCGTTTAGCCTTATCCTTGTGCGGGCCAGGTTTCAGCATGTCAAACGAGACTAACAAGCATGTCTTCAATTAccttaaaaggaaaatatatgcATTTCTGGAAATGTTTCTTTTTAgagctggtttggattcagagatgatatgagaagaGATAATATggttttagattaaaattaaaaattgaaaaaaatattgttagaatattaatttttaatattattattgttttgaaatttgaaaaagttgaattgtttattatattttgcgtgggaatttaaaaaagttgtaatgatgagatgagataaggtgAAAATCCAAATGGGCTTTCCTTTGAGAGTTGTTACATTTCCACTGTTCTAGGTTGCAAAGCAAAAATTATAGAGATAAAGATAGCTTGTGGTGTATAAAAGCCTAACATTTCTATAGCATATGTCAATTTTGTCATCCTATATGCGGATTAGATAAGCGAATCTGAGCTTAGTCATGGACTTGACTTCTCGCAGAATGCGTTCGTTGGTAGTCAATTACTGGGAGAGCtttatgtttagatgttgagttgatttgtaaatagtaatattttgtgagaaGTATTGTTACATACACTGTATAGTGCACAAGcgccgcgtaatcgttttgaaaaagagtagatttcactattaaaaaattaggttttttttatataggtctagtatttactcacttttctCAAAATGCACGGCGCTTGCGAATTttacgactgtaaatattatttatcttttgtgaGTCTCATTgggatgaatttaattttttagattgaaatgtaTAAAGTATGTTGAGattagtttaacttttttat
Above is a genomic segment from Juglans microcarpa x Juglans regia isolate MS1-56 chromosome 1D, Jm3101_v1.0, whole genome shotgun sequence containing:
- the LOC121234851 gene encoding glycosylphosphatidylinositol anchor biosynthesis protein 11-like isoform X2, which translates into the protein MKANATTSSVKSSAEPKPEPEPEAEISTSSPSISALEALSVHLISGLGLGLALLLANNVYSVNLVSHPSLTLLLISVIECPIVILLYSRHRKNREECSYLKAVGRGLLGLPVGALVNSLGAIALGAPVGTRYFLTTINWSLMMSLFTIVPAVSVFGTSWKDWQRIFAHTNCRPIGSLDFMICLPAHGAIIGAWLGAWPMPLDWERPWQEWPICVSYGAMAGYLVAMVVSFSLILVRARFQHVKRD
- the LOC121234851 gene encoding uncharacterized protein LOC121234851 isoform X1: MKANATTSSVKSSAEPKPEPEPEAEISTSSPSISALEALSVHLISGLGLGLALLLANNVYSVNLVSHPSLTLLLISVIECPIVILLYSRHRKNREECSYLKAVGRGLLGLPVGKAPSMMTLQGKKMKYHISCFCYVGALVNSLGAIALGAPVGTRYFLTTINWSLMMSLFTIVPAVSVFGTSWKDWQRIFAHTNCRPIGSLDFMICLPAHGAIIGAWLGAWPMPLDWERPWQEWPICVSYGAMAGYLVAMVVSFSLILVRARFQHVKRD